One stretch of Halapricum desulfuricans DNA includes these proteins:
- the coaBC gene encoding bifunctional phosphopantothenoylcysteine decarboxylase/phosphopantothenate--cysteine ligase CoaBC — MLEGVNVALGITGSIAAVRTVEFVHELRRRGATVRAVMSPEATNIIHPWSVEFATENDVVTEITGAVEHVDLCGVEGWADAYLVSPATANTVGKMASAVDDTPVTTCATTALGSGLPVVVVPAMHKPMYDHPGVLEAIEQLESWGVHFVEPRIEEGKAKIASDDAIATGVARAVGDRPLDGRHVVVTAGATTESIDPIRTLSNRASGATGRAVARACYVRGADVTLVHDGPGVPYATVESVESTAEMLAAVEDAAADADALVSAAAIADYTVETADEKLRSGQASLTLDLQPTPKVLDTIREAQPDLPMVGFKAETGGDDEAMIERARELRDRVGLEFVVANDAAVMGDEETRALLVDDDVEVVSGSKQRLGDAVADRLARS; from the coding sequence ATGCTAGAGGGCGTCAACGTCGCGCTCGGGATCACGGGATCGATCGCGGCCGTCAGGACCGTCGAGTTCGTCCACGAACTCAGGCGTCGCGGGGCGACCGTCCGTGCCGTCATGAGCCCCGAGGCGACGAACATCATCCATCCGTGGTCGGTCGAGTTCGCGACCGAGAACGACGTCGTCACCGAGATCACCGGGGCCGTCGAACACGTCGATCTCTGTGGCGTCGAGGGCTGGGCGGACGCGTATCTGGTCTCGCCGGCGACGGCCAACACCGTCGGCAAGATGGCCAGCGCCGTCGACGACACGCCGGTGACGACGTGTGCGACGACCGCGCTCGGATCGGGGTTGCCGGTGGTCGTCGTCCCGGCGATGCACAAGCCGATGTACGACCACCCGGGCGTACTCGAGGCCATCGAGCAACTCGAATCGTGGGGCGTCCACTTCGTCGAGCCGCGCATCGAGGAGGGCAAGGCCAAGATCGCCAGCGACGACGCGATCGCGACCGGCGTCGCCCGCGCCGTCGGCGACCGCCCGCTCGACGGCCGCCACGTCGTCGTCACGGCCGGCGCGACCACGGAATCGATCGACCCGATCCGGACGCTCTCGAACCGCGCGAGCGGGGCGACCGGCCGGGCGGTCGCACGAGCCTGTTACGTCCGCGGTGCCGACGTGACGCTGGTGCATGACGGCCCGGGCGTGCCCTACGCGACCGTCGAGTCCGTCGAGAGCACGGCGGAGATGCTCGCGGCCGTCGAAGACGCCGCCGCGGACGCGGACGCGCTCGTCTCGGCGGCCGCGATCGCCGACTACACCGTCGAGACCGCCGACGAGAAACTCCGCTCCGGGCAGGCGTCGCTGACGCTTGACCTCCAGCCGACGCCGAAGGTACTGGATACGATTCGGGAGGCACAGCCGGACCTGCCGATGGTCGGGTTCAAGGCCGAGACGGGCGGCGACGACGAGGCCATGATCGAGCGGGCACGCGAGCTGCGCGATCGGGTAGGACTGGAATTCGTCGTAGCCAACGACGCGGCCGTGATGGGCGACGAGGAAACGCGCGCGTTACTGGTCGACGACGACGTCGAGGTCGTCAGCGGCTCGAAGCAGCGACTCGGGGACGCGGTCGCGGACCGACTGGCTCGCAGCTAG
- a CDS encoding monovalent cation/H+ antiporter complex subunit F, with amino-acid sequence MASELPAVLDTAVLAALVLASVLTLLASYRVIVGPTTPDRVVSLDTIGTNVVAIAILYAIQTGEGLFVTVSLVLAIIGFVSTIAVARFVTEGDIIE; translated from the coding sequence ATGGCGAGTGAACTCCCGGCGGTGCTCGATACGGCAGTGCTGGCCGCGCTCGTGCTCGCCAGCGTGCTCACGCTGCTTGCGAGCTACCGGGTGATCGTCGGCCCGACGACCCCGGACAGGGTCGTCTCGCTGGACACGATCGGGACGAACGTCGTCGCGATCGCGATCCTCTATGCGATCCAGACCGGTGAGGGACTGTTCGTGACGGTGAGTCTCGTCCTCGCGATCATCGGGTTCGTGAGTACGATCGCCGTCGCACGCTTCGTTACGGAAGGTGACATCATCGAATGA
- the uvrB gene encoding excinuclease ABC subunit UvrB: protein MSDTGSPLSPDRPDVDRAFEVDAPFDPAGDQPEAIEQLAEGFQQGMDEQTLLGVTGSGKTNTVSWVIEEIQKPTLVIAHNKTLAAQLYEEFRELFPNNAVEYFVSYYDYYQPEAYVEQTDKYIEKDASINEEIDRLRHSATRSLLTREDVIVVASVSAIYGLGDPRNYVDMSLRLERGQRIDRDELLGRLVDLNYERNDVDFTQGTFRVRGDTVEIYPMYGRYAVRVELWGDEIDRLVKIDPLEGEIKSEEPAVLVHPAEHYSIPEQRLQRAIDEIEQLMERRVSYFERQGDLVAAQRIEERTTFDLEMLKETGYCSGIENYSVHLSDRESGEAPYTLLDYFPDDFLTVIDESHQTIPQIRGQYEGDKSRKDSLVENGFRLPTAYDNRPLTFEEFEEKTDRTLYVSATPGDYEREGSDRIVEQIVRPTHLVDPEIEVSPAQSQVEDLLGRIDDRVERDERVLVTTLTKRMAEDLTEYLEEAGVAVEYMHDETDTLERHELVRGLRAGEFDVLVGINLLREGLDIPEVSLVAILDADQEGFLRSETTLVQTMGRAARNVNGQVVLYADDPSDAMESAIEETRRRRRIQREYNEQHGFEPTTIDKEIGETNLPGSETDTGDAAGMDPGDADEAARLIEDLEERMEAAADNLEFELAADIRDRIRELRESYDLDGEEEGVVPEPGPGER from the coding sequence ATGAGTGACACCGGGAGTCCGCTGTCGCCGGACCGGCCGGACGTAGACCGAGCGTTCGAAGTCGACGCGCCGTTCGATCCGGCGGGCGACCAGCCCGAGGCGATCGAACAGCTCGCCGAGGGCTTCCAGCAGGGCATGGACGAACAGACGCTGCTGGGCGTGACCGGCTCCGGCAAGACCAATACCGTCTCGTGGGTCATCGAGGAGATCCAGAAACCCACGCTGGTGATCGCCCACAACAAGACGCTTGCGGCCCAGCTCTACGAGGAATTCAGGGAGCTGTTCCCGAACAACGCCGTCGAGTATTTCGTCTCCTACTACGACTACTACCAGCCCGAGGCCTACGTCGAGCAGACCGACAAGTACATCGAGAAAGACGCCTCGATCAACGAGGAGATCGATCGCCTTCGCCACTCGGCGACCCGGTCGCTGCTGACTCGCGAGGACGTCATCGTCGTCGCGTCGGTCTCGGCCATCTACGGGCTGGGCGATCCGCGGAACTACGTCGACATGTCGCTGCGACTCGAGCGCGGCCAGCGCATCGACCGCGACGAGTTGCTCGGCCGGCTGGTCGATCTCAACTACGAGCGCAACGACGTCGATTTCACGCAGGGGACCTTCCGGGTGCGCGGCGACACCGTCGAGATCTACCCGATGTACGGCCGGTACGCCGTGCGCGTCGAGCTGTGGGGCGACGAGATCGACCGCCTCGTGAAGATCGATCCGCTGGAGGGCGAGATCAAAAGCGAGGAACCGGCCGTGCTGGTCCACCCCGCGGAGCACTACTCGATCCCCGAACAGCGCCTCCAGCGGGCCATCGACGAGATCGAACAACTGATGGAGCGACGCGTCTCCTACTTCGAGCGGCAGGGCGATCTCGTGGCCGCCCAGCGGATCGAAGAGCGGACGACTTTCGATCTGGAGATGCTCAAAGAGACGGGGTACTGCTCGGGCATCGAGAACTACTCGGTCCACCTCTCGGACAGGGAGTCCGGCGAAGCGCCCTACACCCTGCTCGATTACTTCCCCGATGACTTCCTGACCGTCATCGACGAGTCTCACCAGACGATTCCCCAGATCCGCGGCCAGTACGAGGGCGACAAGTCCCGCAAGGACTCGCTGGTCGAGAACGGCTTTCGGCTGCCGACCGCCTACGACAACCGACCGCTGACGTTCGAGGAGTTCGAGGAGAAGACCGATCGGACGCTGTACGTCAGCGCGACCCCGGGCGACTACGAGCGCGAGGGCAGCGACCGGATCGTCGAGCAGATCGTCCGACCGACCCATCTGGTCGACCCGGAGATCGAGGTCAGCCCGGCACAGAGTCAGGTCGAGGACCTGCTGGGGCGGATCGACGACCGGGTCGAACGGGACGAACGCGTGCTGGTGACGACGCTGACCAAGCGCATGGCCGAGGACCTGACCGAATACCTCGAGGAGGCCGGCGTCGCCGTCGAGTACATGCACGACGAGACCGACACCTTAGAGCGCCACGAACTCGTCCGCGGACTCCGGGCCGGCGAGTTCGACGTGCTCGTGGGGATCAACCTCCTGCGGGAGGGGCTCGACATCCCCGAGGTGTCGCTGGTGGCCATTCTGGACGCCGACCAGGAGGGCTTTCTGCGCAGCGAGACGACGCTCGTCCAGACGATGGGACGGGCCGCGCGCAACGTCAACGGGCAGGTCGTCCTCTATGCGGACGACCCGAGCGACGCGATGGAGTCGGCCATCGAGGAGACCCGTCGCCGCCGACGGATCCAGCGGGAGTACAACGAGCAACACGGGTTCGAGCCGACCACCATCGACAAGGAGATCGGCGAGACGAACCTCCCCGGAAGCGAGACCGACACCGGCGACGCCGCGGGAATGGACCCGGGCGACGCCGACGAGGCAGCGCGACTGATCGAAGACCTCGAAGAGCGGATGGAGGCCGCGGCCGACAACCTCGAGTTCGAACTCGCGGCGGACATCCGCGATCGGATCCGCGAACTCCGTGAGAGCTACGACCTCGACGGCGAAGAGGAGGGCGTCGTGCCGGAACCCGGCCCCGGCGAGCGCTGA
- a CDS encoding Na+/H+ antiporter subunit E, translating to MKRWPIVGLTLAVLWLFVNGAPLTPTGIATTLLVGSLVGFPIAFLFRRFYTAEMNVRGGLFAAPFGVLYVLLFVRELLVANLDVAWRVLWPSMPIKPDVVEVPLRVESDLAVTTIANSITLTPGTLTMDYDRDRNTLYVHGITGADEEAVLEPIRRWEDYALRIFDEERSPGDPVPDPAEVGGGDDDGE from the coding sequence ATGAAACGCTGGCCGATAGTCGGACTGACGCTGGCCGTCCTGTGGCTGTTCGTCAACGGAGCACCGCTCACGCCGACCGGGATCGCGACGACGCTGCTGGTCGGGTCGCTCGTCGGATTCCCGATCGCGTTCCTCTTCCGGCGGTTCTACACCGCCGAGATGAACGTCCGCGGCGGGCTGTTCGCGGCCCCGTTCGGGGTCCTGTACGTGCTGCTGTTCGTCCGCGAGTTGCTGGTCGCGAACCTGGACGTCGCCTGGCGCGTGTTGTGGCCGTCGATGCCGATCAAGCCGGACGTCGTCGAGGTGCCGCTGCGCGTCGAGTCAGACCTGGCCGTGACGACGATCGCAAACAGCATCACGCTCACGCCGGGGACGCTCACGATGGATTACGACCGCGATCGAAACACGCTGTACGTTCACGGAATCACGGGTGCGGACGAGGAAGCCGTTCTCGAGCCGATCCGGCGCTGGGAGGACTACGCCCTGCGGATCTTCGACGAGGAGCGCTCCCCGGGCGATCCCGTCCCCGACCCGGCCGAGGTTGGCGGGGGTGACGACGATGGCGAGTGA
- a CDS encoding cold-shock protein — translation MANGKVDFFNDTGGYGFISTEDADEDVFFHMEDVGGPDLEEGQDVDFDIEQAPKGPRATNVVRN, via the coding sequence ATGGCAAACGGTAAGGTTGATTTCTTCAACGACACTGGCGGCTACGGTTTCATTTCGACTGAGGACGCGGACGAGGACGTTTTCTTCCACATGGAGGACGTCGGCGGCCCCGATCTCGAGGAAGGACAGGACGTCGATTTCGACATCGAACAGGCCCCCAAGGGCCCCCGCGCGACGAACGTCGTCCGCAACTAG
- the mnhG gene encoding monovalent cation/H(+) antiporter subunit G — translation MTMHVLRVAVLAALLAIGSFFLLVGTVGLLRLPDVYNRMHATSKATTLGAASLFLAGTVYFGPEGPGLVSLVGIVFLFLTAPTGAHVISRAAHKMGVPFYGRADWPDDERERS, via the coding sequence ATGACCATGCACGTACTTCGAGTCGCTGTCCTGGCCGCGTTGCTCGCGATCGGATCGTTCTTCCTGCTGGTCGGAACGGTCGGATTGCTCCGGTTGCCCGACGTCTACAACCGGATGCACGCCACGAGCAAGGCGACGACGCTCGGCGCGGCGTCGCTGTTTCTCGCCGGCACAGTGTACTTCGGTCCGGAGGGTCCCGGGCTGGTGTCGCTGGTCGGGATCGTCTTCCTGTTTCTGACGGCCCCGACGGGGGCGCACGTCATCTCCCGGGCCGCTCACAAGATGGGCGTGCCGTTCTACGGCCGCGCCGACTGGCCCGACGACGAGCGCGAACGGAGCTAG